The segment agaattaCTAGAGGCAACAGCAATAATCAAAAgatgaacatttcttattaagCAAGAACACATGgacaaaatacaagacaattgAATTTATTTGGGTGAATACAGCATAGTTTACAATATTACATACATTTCAACTCATTTAACAAGCACTTTAgacataaaaatgtaacatttaaaagaagCATTTGAGGATACTTTTACAAATCACTGAGGATAAGAGGAACAGCAGGAACAGAAAAAAAGTGAAGAGGTGagcaaaaaacacaacaaatactTACAGCCACaaagccttagatgaaatcaatatCGCGCCAGAGGATGATTAGACTGCAAACTGCAGAAACATAATTACCATATTCAGTTATTGCAAACCAGTTTGGCTTTATTTCTTTCATATGGTACATGCACAAATATTGCTAAAGTCTGTTATCATTATGGTAATGAATGTTTCCTTTATTGAAGCACATTGACTTTGGTTAAATTAACTCAGCAGTCTCAGCaattgttaaaacattttagtttcaaTAATATTTCATGTTCATGACAGCACTGACATACCTTTTACTATGTGCACTTGGAATCCAAGCTGGTTTATGTTGGATTTTTCAGCAGGGGACTGGAGCAATAATGCCgaaaattcaaatgtattataaACAAAAGCCTTTCATAGTAAACATGCTGTGTTTCTGAAATTAAACTAAACTGAACTAGAGTCTGCAAGAATGCTCAAGTGTtttagggtgtattcacaccaggaaagcctgctagttcacttgctttggtcccaaacaaatgcaattttgatttttttttctttggtgtgGTTCACTTTCACGCTGCcctttttgcaagtgaaccagaaactgtaaacaaaaccacTTCTGTTTTTGAGGTCATTCATTCATTGGTTCATCCATTCAACTGTACCAGAGTTTGTTTGGAAGCGGACCAAGAACACCTCTTCAGCTGGGTCTTGGTACAGTTGTGTGGTCCTGCCCAAAAGCCCTGATCCACACGAAAGCAAACTTGAGTTCAGTTTAGtcgaaccaaacaagacaggtgtgaatacacccttaATCGCATATCATTTTGGACATTTCGATGTGCTCAAATTCTCACTCTGAAATTACCTAACACACTCCAATATAATGTGTAAATTGttccaatttattttaaaaagcctttatttaaTGGTGAATTGAAAAGGTTTGCAATGAGCTTTTAAGTTATAAGTGTTTTAGTCATTCTGGGATTCATTGTTGTGTTTGGTAATTGTCTTCAAAATTGTTTGGGAAGCAGAGCACATGAGGGAAACATAATTGTGCTATAAAATATTCTCTTTTCATTATCTCTTACTCGCTCTGTCTTATATTTTCCTGACATGCTTTCTATCTTCACAGAGCTACGAGAAGCCTTCAAAGAGTTTGATAAAGACAAAGACGGCTTCATTGGCTGCAAAGACCTGGGGAACTGCATGAGAACCATGGGATACATGCCCACTGAGATGGAGCTCATCGAACTGAGTCAGCAGATCAATATGAACTGTACGCAACAACAAATCAACATGTTttgttcaacatttatttagaaatgtaggTTATACAGTATGGGCAGTGTAGTGCTCCTTAaaagcactcttaaaaataaagagatTTTCACAGTAATGCCACAGaagaacatattttaataatctaaagaaccttttgtgcaatggaatgGTTCCATGGATGTTGACGGTTCATCGTGGAACCAAAGATGCCAATAAGGAATCTTTGTGGAAGTTCACTAACAGCATGTGTCTTCTGTCTTACAGTGGGAGGACATGTGGACTTTGAGGACTTTGTGGAGTTGATGGGACCCAAACTTCTGGCTGAGACGGCAGATATGATCGGAGTAAAGGAATTGAGAGATGCTTTCAAAGAGGTGAGGTAGACCTGCACAATTTGTGGAAAAAagcaaattgtgtttttttttcttgcaatgtaAAATGCAGttctaaaaaatttaattgcattttttattgttcCCTTTTTCTCAGTTTGACACCAACGGAGACGGTCAGATCAGTACAGCAGAACTAAGAGAGGCCATGAAGAAACTGCTGGGACAACAGGTGCTGTTACTTTGGTAAAAAGCTTTTATAGCTCTCATCTGATTCTCCTTTCATCCTTTTATTGATTCTTATTCCCTCAGGTGGGCCACAGAGATCTGGAGGACATTCTGCGGGACATCGATTTAAACGGAGATGGGCACGTGGACTTTGAAGGTGAGCCACCTTGTGTTTGCTATGCTAATTAGCAATGCTAATTTCACTGCCGCAGTGTCTTTATTGCTGTGCTAGGTGTAGAGAATTGGTTCATGCAGCATGGGAGAAAATTATCGCTATGATCTGTCCACAGTAATCTAAAAAATATTCCATTCACGTTCCCTTCCGTGTCTCTTGTCCATATTTTGGAATCCGCCGTAAAATGTAATTATGGAAAAGCAATAGTTCCAAGGTTTAATCCcagatttaattagttttttgttcTCATTTTGATCTCAAAGTTATTAAAGTAGCAATCAACCTTTTGAAAAGTACATTTCTTGAGGGAAAATGGAGGGAAAAATACATGCTGTAGTCGTACTCTAGTGTTCCCAGCGCAAGCTCTTCAGTCTAAACAGAACATTTACTGAAactaattgcaaaaataattctgtcggaaaaagtggaaaattactttttatggaagaaaccttgactaacataagtggggaaaaaaatgcaatgcaaaattatgaaaaaaaggaCTGAGACAAATGATCCTATTTTTGGatccattattatttattttgctccCTCTTGCTGTGAGCCGCTATTGAATCTCATCCTCGTGAAGGCGGTAAAGTGACAGTAGTAGAGCTGTCAACCAGATTATCTCTTAACCACCGGATTATTTCACCTCTCAGATTAACCACGCTCAAAAAGAGCATGAAAACGGCAAGGACGAAAATAGCTAGCACTGTTATTCCTGCTGATGACTGGAGGTGTGACAGTTGATGTCCTCTCGTTGTATTTGGAGCTCAGGCTATCTTTGACTCATCTGAGGTCAAtagcacatttttttctttcgttATTTATAAAGAAAGAATTTATAGAGCAGCGGTTCACAAATGACAGGCAGCAACCCAAAACTGGGACACAGACAGCAGAGAAAAACAAtggcaaa is part of the Carassius auratus strain Wakin chromosome 10, ASM336829v1, whole genome shotgun sequence genome and harbors:
- the LOC113110304 gene encoding calcium-binding protein 1 isoform X3 yields the protein MCSGLPASSSARASLRAGRLYNRELRPEEMDELREAFKEFDKDKDGFIGCKDLGNCMRTMGYMPTEMELIELSQQINMNLGGHVDFEDFVELMGPKLLAETADMIGVKELRDAFKEFDTNGDGQISTAELREAMKKLLGQQVGHRDLEDILRDIDLNGDGHVDFEEFVRMMSR
- the LOC113110304 gene encoding calcium-binding protein 1 isoform X2, yielding METCGCSQTRASGHIDSQTHKISRGDFTMGNCIKSPLKNFSKKDRKRSYKAVQTCDEGVTSGEALAALAQNSTYMHNVLGPACIFLRKGFAESRQANRELRPEEMDELREAFKEFDKDKDGFIGCKDLGNCMRTMGYMPTEMELIELSQQINMNLGGHVDFEDFVELMGPKLLAETADMIGVKELRDAFKEFDTNGDGQISTAELREAMKKLLGQQVGHRDLEDILRDIDLNGDGHVDFEEFVRMMSR